One genomic segment of Aquipluma nitroreducens includes these proteins:
- a CDS encoding TonB-dependent receptor, with amino-acid sequence MRITLGFILLIFQISISTAQTGTISGTIKTADGQHAEYVNIGLKNTSMGATTNKSGNYEIRKVPHGKYTLQISSIGLESKEVPVEVESGKTVIVHEIVLNESSEKLDEVIISASRAYKDNEMSSSMRLMRPILETPQNIQIVTGKVLADQQVISMSDGVLRNVSGATRVEHWGDMYTNITMRGSQIQAFRNGFNVVNSYWGPLTEDMSFVDHIEFVKGPAGFMLANGDPSGLYNVVTKKPTGVTKGEFTLTSGSYDLYRATIDLDGKLSRNGRLLYRLNVAGQNKNSFRAYEYNNRYSIAPVVSYQFDDRTKLTMEYTLQHSKMSDVGSFYVFSTEGYATLPVDFTTMPPGLAPTITNDHSLSFNFQHEINKNWKLTAQAAYYIFFQEGSDMWPAAVNTDGTMIRAVSIWDAKSEMTLAQFFVNGKIQTGQISHTILGGLDLGTKNYMADWSQNHQLDSIGAEFNTASPSYTTPVNGYPIPNRTLNLEARAVYSGGLIDQQYSGLYLQDELGFLENKIRLTLAGRYTFVKQSAWGGSPDEARHFSPRIGLSASIDKQTSVYALYDQAFTPQSGILANGKDVKPITGNNTEFGIKKDWGNGRWNTSLAIYRIMKNHELTSDPDSDPNSGLSVELGQKRSQGIEFDLRGTILPGLNLVANYAYTDSKVTKVTEGVTSISVGDVIPGFAKHTANSWLSYKIQNGVLKGTGASLGFTYLIDRATATWSKTENTKNLPDYFKLDGGIFWEKEKFKITANVFNILDKYLYSGGYYDYLPAYYWQTEAPRNLRLSLAYRF; translated from the coding sequence ATGAGAATTACACTTGGTTTTATCTTGCTTATTTTCCAAATAAGTATTTCAACAGCCCAAACCGGGACTATTTCAGGAACTATAAAAACTGCAGATGGACAGCATGCAGAGTATGTCAACATTGGGTTGAAGAACACTTCAATGGGAGCCACCACAAACAAAAGCGGTAATTATGAAATTCGGAAAGTTCCGCATGGAAAATATACGCTGCAAATATCATCGATTGGACTTGAATCTAAAGAAGTACCGGTAGAGGTCGAATCCGGGAAAACAGTTATTGTGCATGAAATTGTATTGAACGAAAGCAGTGAGAAACTGGATGAGGTAATTATTTCGGCATCCAGAGCCTATAAAGACAACGAGATGTCTTCTTCCATGCGTTTGATGCGCCCCATTTTGGAAACGCCCCAAAACATCCAGATCGTAACCGGAAAAGTTCTTGCCGACCAGCAGGTCATCAGTATGAGCGATGGCGTGCTCCGAAATGTTAGCGGAGCAACACGAGTAGAGCATTGGGGCGATATGTACACCAACATCACGATGCGCGGTTCTCAAATTCAGGCGTTTCGTAACGGATTCAATGTGGTTAATTCATACTGGGGGCCGCTTACCGAAGATATGAGTTTCGTTGATCATATTGAGTTTGTAAAAGGGCCGGCCGGTTTTATGCTGGCCAATGGCGATCCGAGCGGATTATACAATGTAGTTACCAAAAAACCTACAGGAGTAACCAAAGGCGAATTTACTTTAACCAGCGGAAGTTACGACTTGTACCGCGCTACCATTGACCTCGATGGCAAATTAAGCCGTAACGGACGGTTACTTTATCGCCTGAATGTGGCCGGCCAGAATAAAAATTCATTCCGTGCTTACGAATACAACAACCGCTACAGCATTGCTCCGGTAGTGTCATATCAATTTGACGACCGTACCAAACTAACGATGGAATACACGCTGCAACACTCAAAAATGTCGGATGTCGGCTCCTTTTATGTATTCTCTACGGAAGGCTACGCAACTTTGCCTGTTGACTTTACAACCATGCCTCCCGGATTGGCTCCAACAATTACAAACGATCATAGCCTTTCGTTCAATTTCCAGCACGAGATTAACAAGAACTGGAAATTAACCGCACAGGCCGCCTATTACATTTTTTTTCAGGAAGGAAGTGATATGTGGCCTGCCGCAGTAAATACTGACGGAACGATGATCCGTGCCGTTTCTATTTGGGACGCGAAAAGCGAAATGACTTTAGCTCAGTTTTTCGTAAATGGAAAAATCCAAACCGGACAAATCAGTCACACCATTCTTGGTGGCTTAGATCTGGGAACAAAAAATTATATGGCTGACTGGAGTCAGAATCACCAATTAGATTCAATCGGCGCTGAATTTAACACAGCCTCGCCAAGCTATACAACACCTGTAAATGGATATCCCATCCCTAACCGTACCCTGAATTTGGAAGCGCGGGCAGTGTACAGTGGCGGATTGATCGATCAGCAGTATTCAGGGCTATACCTTCAGGATGAACTGGGTTTTCTGGAAAACAAAATCAGGCTTACACTTGCCGGAAGATATACTTTTGTAAAACAATCGGCCTGGGGAGGTTCGCCCGATGAAGCCAGGCATTTTTCGCCACGCATTGGACTCAGTGCATCAATCGACAAACAAACTTCGGTTTACGCGCTATACGATCAGGCGTTTACTCCGCAGTCGGGTATTTTGGCAAACGGAAAGGATGTTAAGCCAATTACCGGCAACAATACCGAATTCGGAATCAAGAAAGACTGGGGCAATGGCCGTTGGAACACTTCGCTGGCCATTTACCGAATCATGAAAAACCATGAACTAACCAGCGACCCTGACAGTGACCCAAATTCAGGACTCAGCGTTGAATTAGGACAGAAAAGATCTCAGGGTATTGAGTTTGACTTGCGCGGAACGATCCTTCCCGGCTTAAATCTGGTTGCCAACTACGCTTATACCGACTCAAAAGTAACTAAAGTAACCGAAGGTGTTACTTCGATCAGCGTTGGCGATGTAATCCCCGGATTTGCCAAACACACCGCAAACAGTTGGCTAAGCTACAAAATACAGAACGGCGTATTGAAAGGAACCGGCGCTTCACTCGGCTTTACCTACCTGATCGACCGGGCAACGGCAACATGGAGCAAAACCGAAAACACAAAGAACCTGCCTGATTATTTTAAACTTGACGGTGGTATCTTCTGGGAAAAAGAAAAATTCAAGATTACCGCTAATGTATTTAACATTCTCGATAAATACCTATATAGCGGCGGCTATTATGATTATCTACCTGCTTATTACTGGCAAACAGAGGCTCCAAGAAACTTAAGACTAAGCCTCGCTTACCGTTTTTAA
- a CDS encoding tetratricopeptide repeat protein, with protein sequence MFKKKKNIFFIAGLVIVLIVLVKIVPEIPYRSNIPSLPDLTNVSDSLRVQIKVASSKAYRNPSCDNLGRLGMVYHSSTYYKEAQVCYELAIKRDKTQWIWNYYLGSLNMEMGESEKAITNFKTVIKLNPDNHLAWYYLGIAYENIGENDKAELAFLNIESLKGDDSRGELPQRTDHFTLNIYARYQMARIYMKAEKLGYAENVLRQILYENRSFGAAYRLLGDIYSKKGNKALSDQFILRANDKITYNIPVDNLMDKLTLLSKSDLYLLKQIDEAKRTIYPEWVYKLISNALQVMPENKYVISKAVKFYVEIGAAKLAFPLLTKHLDYYKDDVNEINEVANLLVKDGAYSESLPYFNQTLKLNPEATDQKLSLVFASYKAGMKDKSLIFLDELINKDKNDVAVISRGIYVLLTLGEIEKAKAYLGELKGTALTNPKVQQCAGMIAEHEGKPDVALTQYEKSFGGDPMDLNTIEMLGNILVKKELWNRAIEHFRKALTYHPNEAFLLERLGTLLITCPVISLRKIDEGIEYAQRAVDHKSCSTETAIAAGSSLAEAYTAKKDKKTALSYLNMVIDLAQNSNTPKDYQLNLQRKLKELSQ encoded by the coding sequence ATGTTCAAGAAAAAGAAGAATATTTTTTTTATTGCCGGACTTGTTATTGTTTTAATTGTTTTGGTAAAGATCGTTCCGGAAATTCCTTACCGAAGCAATATTCCATCACTTCCTGATCTGACAAACGTCTCTGATTCTCTCAGAGTCCAAATTAAAGTGGCATCCTCCAAAGCATATCGTAATCCCTCTTGTGATAATCTGGGAAGGCTTGGGATGGTTTATCATTCAAGTACATATTACAAAGAGGCACAAGTGTGCTACGAGCTTGCCATTAAAAGAGACAAGACGCAATGGATCTGGAATTATTATTTGGGTTCCCTAAATATGGAAATGGGTGAATCTGAGAAAGCGATTACTAATTTTAAGACGGTTATAAAACTTAATCCTGACAATCACCTGGCTTGGTATTATCTTGGTATTGCTTATGAAAACATTGGGGAAAACGATAAGGCAGAATTAGCTTTTTTAAATATTGAATCATTAAAAGGAGACGATAGTCGGGGTGAATTACCACAACGGACCGACCATTTTACATTGAATATTTATGCCAGGTATCAGATGGCCCGCATATACATGAAGGCCGAAAAATTGGGTTATGCTGAAAATGTTCTTCGGCAAATCCTTTACGAAAATCGCTCGTTTGGAGCTGCATACCGACTTCTCGGAGATATATACAGCAAAAAGGGAAACAAGGCGCTAAGCGACCAGTTTATTTTACGGGCGAATGATAAGATTACCTACAATATCCCAGTTGATAACCTGATGGATAAGTTAACCCTGCTTTCAAAATCCGATCTTTATTTATTGAAGCAAATTGATGAGGCTAAAAGAACCATTTATCCTGAATGGGTTTATAAACTGATCAGTAATGCATTGCAGGTTATGCCTGAAAATAAATATGTAATTTCGAAAGCAGTTAAGTTTTATGTTGAAATTGGTGCAGCTAAACTGGCATTTCCGCTTCTTACTAAGCATTTGGATTATTACAAGGATGATGTTAACGAAATCAACGAGGTGGCTAATTTGTTGGTGAAGGACGGTGCGTATTCTGAATCGTTGCCCTATTTTAATCAGACTTTGAAGCTCAATCCTGAAGCAACCGATCAAAAACTAAGTCTGGTATTTGCTTCATACAAGGCTGGAATGAAGGACAAATCTCTGATTTTTTTAGATGAACTAATTAATAAGGATAAGAATGATGTTGCGGTAATCTCGCGAGGTATATATGTTTTGTTGACTTTGGGTGAAATTGAAAAGGCAAAAGCTTATTTAGGTGAACTTAAAGGGACTGCACTCACGAATCCGAAAGTGCAACAGTGCGCCGGAATGATTGCAGAACATGAAGGCAAACCGGATGTTGCACTTACTCAATATGAAAAATCGTTTGGTGGTGATCCGATGGATTTAAATACTATAGAAATGCTTGGAAATATACTTGTGAAAAAGGAATTATGGAATCGGGCCATTGAACATTTCAGAAAAGCGCTGACCTACCATCCTAATGAAGCATTTTTACTGGAAAGGCTGGGAACCTTGTTAATTACTTGTCCGGTTATTTCGCTCCGAAAAATTGATGAAGGTATTGAATATGCTCAACGGGCAGTAGACCATAAGTCCTGCTCAACCGAGACTGCAATTGCAGCAGGGAGCAGCTTAGCGGAGGCCTACACAGCCAAAAAAGATAAAAAAACGGCCCTTAGTTATTTGAATATGGTCATTGACTTGGCTCAAAACAGCAATACCCCCAAAGATTATCAGCTAAATCTCCAAAGAAAATTAAAGGAGCTTAGTCAATAG
- a CDS encoding 4Fe-4S binding protein, producing the protein MKNFRKNILYILIIFAFGLIPALICQNFTGKPVDRNIHVRSFRYGKDPSVIRCNRGDRLHLTFSTEDTGHSFFLEEFDMDAKISPARDKVEVFRPSDPTKESVTTEEVTFTASHPGILNYLVARSNYRCHVWCGPMHAFEMGKLVIWPNTLLIFSLGCVLGILVLGLIGIFRKKAEESPVNVEESAYSDVLKNAPVLRKIISSRWPQIILAILSMMMIYVVLLTTLFGTKVSGRNLGVLLMWAIWLFLLVAFLTPFLGRIWCTICPLPVFGDWLQRRSFFTPQKGKTNEYNNWYSGLFLKWPAYLKNDWLKLIVFLILTTFSTTLVANPMASAIAVILLVLAPTLMSVFWENRTFCRYICPVSAFVGPFSRMSPIALRSKSQQTCDNCKPHYCQKGSPKGWACPYGLNVGQIKENQDCGLCLECTRSCLYNNVTIYKRPFFSELGIRSRSEAWLTMAVFSLSIVYSILYEGTWSEVRDYVNILDKQNWGLFGLYTLFVWTLSLVLVPGLVYLLSWTATKLSGIKHSTNEVFLASTGALLPLGLMLWIAFVIPMLFVNVTFILQSMSDPFGWGWDFFGTANIPWHQFVPSLVPWLQSLLILIGLGYSLRNLKKTLSNEYLSAKKLFLIMLPMAVLIITVAVFMIFFHTN; encoded by the coding sequence TTGAAAAATTTCAGAAAAAACATCTTATACATTCTAATTATTTTTGCGTTTGGATTGATTCCTGCTTTGATCTGCCAAAATTTTACGGGAAAACCTGTTGATCGGAACATTCATGTGCGAAGCTTCCGGTACGGGAAAGATCCTTCCGTAATCCGTTGCAATCGTGGAGACCGACTGCATCTGACTTTCTCAACCGAAGATACCGGGCATTCATTTTTCCTCGAAGAATTTGACATGGATGCGAAGATTAGTCCGGCTCGTGATAAAGTTGAGGTTTTCAGGCCGAGCGATCCAACGAAGGAATCAGTTACAACAGAAGAAGTGACGTTTACGGCAAGTCATCCGGGAATTTTGAATTACCTGGTTGCCCGAAGCAATTACCGCTGTCATGTTTGGTGTGGACCGATGCATGCTTTTGAAATGGGAAAGCTGGTGATTTGGCCCAATACTTTGCTGATTTTCAGCCTTGGGTGCGTGCTTGGAATACTGGTTTTAGGATTGATCGGCATTTTCAGGAAAAAAGCAGAGGAATCACCTGTAAATGTTGAAGAATCAGCTTATAGCGATGTTCTGAAAAACGCTCCGGTTCTCCGGAAGATAATTTCGTCCAGATGGCCGCAAATCATTTTAGCCATACTCTCCATGATGATGATTTACGTGGTGCTCCTGACTACTTTGTTTGGAACTAAAGTTTCTGGCCGTAATCTGGGAGTTCTTTTGATGTGGGCAATCTGGTTGTTTTTACTTGTGGCTTTTCTAACTCCCTTTTTAGGAAGAATATGGTGCACGATTTGCCCCTTGCCAGTTTTTGGAGACTGGTTGCAACGCCGATCGTTTTTCACTCCTCAAAAAGGTAAGACCAATGAATACAACAATTGGTATTCAGGTCTATTCCTGAAATGGCCGGCATACCTAAAAAACGATTGGTTGAAACTGATTGTTTTCTTGATCCTGACTACTTTTTCTACCACGCTAGTAGCCAATCCAATGGCTTCAGCGATAGCGGTAATTTTGCTTGTTCTGGCTCCTACATTGATGTCTGTATTCTGGGAAAACCGTACTTTCTGCCGCTACATTTGCCCTGTAAGTGCATTCGTTGGCCCTTTTTCCCGGATGAGCCCGATTGCTCTTCGAAGTAAATCTCAGCAGACTTGCGATAACTGTAAACCTCATTATTGTCAAAAAGGAAGCCCCAAAGGATGGGCGTGTCCATATGGTTTGAATGTGGGGCAAATCAAAGAAAATCAGGATTGTGGACTTTGTCTGGAATGTACCCGAAGTTGTTTGTATAACAATGTAACCATCTACAAACGGCCTTTTTTCTCCGAACTTGGAATACGGAGTAGGAGCGAAGCCTGGCTGACGATGGCTGTGTTCTCACTTTCAATTGTGTACAGCATTTTGTATGAAGGAACCTGGTCCGAAGTTCGTGACTATGTCAATATTCTGGACAAACAAAACTGGGGTCTTTTCGGTTTATACACCTTGTTTGTTTGGACACTTTCATTGGTTTTGGTTCCCGGCCTGGTTTATCTTTTGTCGTGGACAGCAACAAAACTCTCCGGAATAAAACACAGCACCAATGAAGTGTTTCTGGCTTCAACCGGGGCTTTGCTTCCATTAGGGCTGATGCTTTGGATCGCTTTTGTCATCCCGATGCTCTTTGTCAATGTCACTTTTATTCTTCAATCCATGTCCGATCCATTCGGCTGGGGTTGGGATTTTTTCGGTACGGCAAATATTCCATGGCATCAGTTTGTGCCAAGTCTTGTTCCCTGGCTTCAGTCATTGCTTATTTTAATCGGACTTGGCTACAGTTTGCGGAATCTAAAAAAGACATTGTCGAATGAATATCTTTCAGCAAAAAAGCTATTTCTGATTATGTTGCCGATGGCTGTTCTAATTATAACAGTGGCAGTGTTTATGATATTTTTTCATACGAACTAG
- a CDS encoding BamA/TamA family outer membrane protein, with amino-acid sequence MNPIRPAVLSLFLCIFIVLNLFSQDRIKVKKVKILPVPTFGYSPETKTYVGVVSLFTIDLYQDSITRSSNSKVEFNYTWNKQIVLETEWNYFLKDEAWFTQGLFHYSKYPDLYYGIGDKTLNSAEVNFESARIKADIDLLRNIKNKWFVGIGINYFNFAKVSYNSSKMVHPELKDASNGGLKLILLNDSRNNILTPTKGTYFKFVNSFKFSENFYDQITIDMRQYYGFGKKQNQTIAGRFYQSSVINTPPFYDYSLVGGDKLVRGYYFGRYRDKNLSTLQLEYRVNLFWKIGLATFGGVSAIYPDLSSIGKLSAKPNLGCGLRFLVDKKENTSLRFDYAVGSNDQSGFYVSFGESF; translated from the coding sequence ATGAATCCAATTAGACCAGCTGTTTTATCCCTCTTTTTGTGTATTTTTATTGTTCTTAATTTATTTTCACAAGACCGTATAAAGGTTAAAAAGGTAAAAATACTGCCTGTACCAACCTTTGGATATTCTCCTGAAACAAAGACTTATGTTGGAGTGGTGTCGCTTTTCACGATAGATCTTTATCAAGATAGTATTACGAGATCGTCCAATTCAAAAGTCGAATTTAACTATACATGGAATAAGCAGATTGTTCTGGAAACTGAATGGAACTACTTTTTAAAAGACGAAGCCTGGTTTACGCAAGGATTATTCCATTATTCGAAATATCCTGACTTGTATTATGGAATTGGTGATAAAACCCTCAATTCGGCTGAAGTCAATTTTGAGAGTGCCCGTATAAAAGCTGATATCGACCTTCTGAGGAATATTAAAAACAAATGGTTTGTCGGTATTGGAATCAACTATTTCAACTTCGCAAAAGTCAGTTATAACAGTTCAAAAATGGTCCATCCGGAATTGAAAGATGCATCAAACGGGGGGCTTAAATTGATTCTGTTAAACGATTCAAGGAATAACATTCTCACACCCACAAAAGGCACATATTTCAAGTTTGTCAATTCGTTTAAGTTTAGTGAAAATTTTTATGACCAAATAACTATAGATATGCGGCAGTATTATGGTTTTGGAAAGAAACAAAACCAGACAATTGCAGGTCGTTTTTATCAGTCTTCAGTCATAAATACTCCGCCATTTTATGACTATTCGCTTGTAGGAGGAGATAAACTGGTCAGAGGTTATTACTTCGGAAGATATCGGGACAAAAACCTCTCAACATTACAGTTGGAATATCGGGTGAATCTCTTTTGGAAAATTGGGCTGGCAACCTTTGGGGGAGTTTCAGCAATTTATCCTGATTTATCTTCTATTGGTAAATTAAGTGCCAAGCCAAATCTTGGCTGCGGATTGAGATTTCTGGTTGACAAGAAAGAAAATACAAGTTTAAGATTTGATTATGCTGTAGGAAGTAACGATCAATCCGGCTTTTATGTGAGTTTTGGTGAATCGTTTTGA
- a CDS encoding PepSY-associated TM helix domain-containing protein, translated as MSFKQIIKKIHLRLGFISGIIVTFLGITGCILAFQHEIERITNPYQFVEVQENPVLKPSKLQEIAVQALPEKHIHGISYHEPGKAIVATFYSEDYYYLVYLNPYSGEVLKVKDMGRDFFRIIVNGHFYLWLPPHIGQPIVASATLIFVIILITGIILWWPRNSRFSRQNFSFKWIRAERLNIDLHRVLGFYASWILIFITFTGLVWGFQWFAKSTYWITSGGKQLTEFYMPTVDSIPEQKPVIPAIDVLWQRMTKEYPSAKVLEVHIPENDSSAIEVAANPDDKTYWKADYRYFDQYTLNEIEVTHIYGKLDSTTVADKIARMNYDIHVGAIAGLAGKILAFCASLIAASLPVTGFFIWRNRKKRQQRPLFQ; from the coding sequence ATGAGTTTCAAGCAAATTATCAAAAAAATACATCTCAGGCTGGGTTTTATCTCCGGAATAATAGTCACTTTTTTGGGTATAACCGGTTGCATACTGGCCTTTCAGCACGAGATTGAACGGATAACCAATCCTTACCAGTTTGTTGAAGTTCAGGAAAACCCCGTCCTCAAACCATCCAAACTTCAGGAAATAGCTGTGCAAGCTTTACCCGAAAAGCATATTCATGGCATTTCTTACCACGAACCGGGAAAAGCAATTGTCGCCACTTTTTACAGCGAGGATTATTATTACCTCGTCTATTTGAATCCTTATTCAGGCGAAGTGCTTAAGGTAAAAGACATGGGTCGTGATTTCTTCCGAATCATTGTCAACGGGCATTTTTACCTTTGGCTTCCTCCCCACATCGGACAACCTATTGTAGCTTCAGCAACGCTTATTTTTGTAATTATCCTGATAACAGGCATCATTTTGTGGTGGCCACGGAACAGCAGGTTTAGCAGGCAAAATTTCTCGTTTAAATGGATAAGAGCAGAACGCCTAAATATTGATTTACATCGGGTGCTAGGATTTTACGCCTCATGGATTTTGATCTTCATCACGTTTACCGGATTGGTCTGGGGATTTCAGTGGTTTGCAAAATCAACCTACTGGATTACTTCAGGAGGAAAACAGTTGACTGAATTTTATATGCCAACAGTTGATTCGATTCCGGAACAAAAACCTGTAATTCCGGCGATAGATGTGTTGTGGCAGCGCATGACCAAAGAATATCCTTCGGCTAAAGTGCTTGAAGTTCACATTCCTGAAAACGACAGTTCGGCCATCGAAGTTGCCGCAAACCCTGACGATAAAACTTACTGGAAAGCGGATTACAGGTATTTCGACCAGTACACACTCAACGAAATTGAAGTAACTCACATTTACGGGAAACTGGATAGCACAACTGTGGCAGATAAAATTGCCCGCATGAACTACGACATCCACGTTGGCGCTATTGCCGGACTGGCCGGTAAAATCCTGGCTTTCTGTGCCAGCCTAATTGCCGCGTCGCTTCCGGTAACTGGATTTTTCATCTGGCGGAACCGTAAGAAAAGACAACAAAGACCATTGTTTCAGTAA
- a CDS encoding FG-GAP repeat domain-containing protein, translated as MMKEKTSQKKNKGLKNLIPILVILIVIVGIPLLFLNYQARRSGMSMGDAIKRITTKTGSKEAGSENAAINNSGEKIDFLTSLPIGMKFTEPPLISHLQAVDLDGDGLLDVIDCDAKNNTINWIRQYPAGVYTESILAGDLIAPAHIQAIDFDNDGDLDLILAVLGMLFPNNDKIGSVVILENDGHSHFTKHLVVDKIARVSDVRAGDLDKDGDMDLAVAQFGYDDGETRWIENMGGWKFKQHILQNLSGPINVEIVDVDNDGDLDIVSLVSQEWEEIYCFINDGKGNFQPKLIWGSSNQDYGSSGISMCDLDKDGDMDILYSNGDAFDYIPPQGRPWHGAQWLENKGDMKFEFHRLCSFTGATNVRAADIDNDGDLDLFVVSEFNLWDKPDSYSLIWLENTGNMQYTKHEITKNPTHILCCEPGDFNNDGQIDLVTGNMHTYPPFDRMGRITLWTNSGKLNKKK; from the coding sequence ATGATGAAAGAAAAAACTTCACAAAAAAAGAATAAAGGCCTGAAGAACCTCATTCCGATCCTCGTAATTTTAATCGTAATCGTTGGAATCCCACTCTTATTCCTGAATTATCAGGCCAGACGCAGTGGAATGAGCATGGGAGATGCCATCAAGAGAATCACTACCAAAACGGGTTCGAAAGAAGCGGGTTCCGAAAATGCGGCAATAAATAATTCAGGTGAAAAAATCGATTTCCTTACTTCATTACCTATCGGAATGAAATTTACCGAACCACCACTCATTTCACATCTGCAAGCTGTCGATCTGGATGGTGACGGATTGCTCGATGTGATTGATTGTGATGCAAAAAACAACACCATCAACTGGATCAGGCAGTATCCGGCAGGAGTCTACACCGAATCAATTCTTGCAGGTGATTTAATAGCTCCGGCGCACATTCAGGCCATCGATTTCGATAATGATGGTGATTTGGACCTTATTCTTGCTGTTTTGGGAATGTTGTTTCCTAACAACGACAAAATAGGCTCGGTAGTTATTCTTGAAAACGATGGGCATAGTCATTTCACCAAACATTTGGTTGTGGATAAGATTGCGCGAGTTTCGGATGTTCGGGCAGGCGATCTGGACAAAGACGGAGATATGGATCTGGCCGTTGCACAATTCGGCTATGACGATGGGGAAACTCGCTGGATTGAGAATATGGGCGGCTGGAAATTTAAACAACATATCCTTCAAAATCTTTCGGGACCAATCAATGTAGAAATCGTAGATGTTGATAACGACGGCGATCTCGACATTGTTTCATTGGTAAGCCAGGAATGGGAAGAGATTTATTGCTTCATCAACGATGGAAAGGGAAATTTTCAGCCCAAGCTTATTTGGGGATCAAGTAACCAGGATTACGGTTCAAGCGGTATTTCGATGTGCGATCTGGACAAAGATGGAGACATGGATATTTTATATAGCAACGGAGATGCCTTTGATTATATTCCGCCACAAGGACGCCCTTGGCATGGTGCACAATGGCTTGAAAACAAGGGAGACATGAAATTTGAGTTTCACAGGCTTTGTAGTTTTACCGGTGCAACCAATGTGCGTGCTGCTGATATCGACAATGACGGTGATCTTGATCTTTTCGTAGTAAGCGAATTTAATTTATGGGATAAACCCGATTCGTATAGTTTAATCTGGCTTGAGAATACAGGGAATATGCAATACACTAAACATGAAATCACCAAGAATCCGACGCATATTCTTTGTTGCGAACCCGGCGATTTTAACAATGACGGACAAATTGATCTGGTAACAGGAAATATGCATACTTACCCGCCATTTGACCGGATGGGAAGAATAACTCTGTGGACAAACAGCGGAAAACTCAATAAAAAGAAATAG
- a CDS encoding c-type cytochrome: protein MAKNNLIFLIVFLISGCNSQNRNKLTTKESIQKGETLFATVGCTTCHSLSGETRYGPSLNKILNTEVIVIQRGKEHSIKVDREYIKKSIQDPDFEKLVDFKNKKMPKPTLSSDEIDQITDYLISINSE from the coding sequence ATGGCGAAAAACAATCTAATTTTCCTGATTGTGTTCTTAATTTCAGGATGTAATTCTCAGAATAGAAATAAACTAACGACTAAGGAAAGCATCCAAAAAGGAGAGACCTTATTTGCCACAGTTGGCTGTACCACCTGCCATTCACTATCGGGCGAAACCCGGTATGGCCCATCATTAAATAAAATTTTAAATACTGAAGTAATTGTAATTCAGAGAGGAAAAGAACATTCAATTAAAGTCGATCGCGAATACATCAAAAAATCGATTCAAGACCCGGATTTTGAGAAACTGGTTGATTTTAAGAATAAGAAAATGCCCAAACCGACGCTCTCGTCAGATGAAATTGACCAAATTACCGATTACCTGATTTCCATCAATTCGGAATAA